The genome window TCAATGAGGTTTGTGTTAACCTCCTCTAGGCGTGTCTGTGTGGCCGAGATTATCTCTAGAGCCGCTATGAGGAGCTCCTCTGCGGCCCTGATTTCCTCTGTGGCGTTTTCATACCGCTCTGTTTCACGATAAGCCTGGGCGGCCGAGATCGTGTTCAGCGCTTCTTCGACTCTCTTGAGTTCCGTAGTTAGTTCCTTTAGTGCCGTCACATAGGTGCGATACGCCTGTATTTCGACACTCGAGTCTGTGTCAGGGTTGTTGGCGACACGGTCAATTGCCGTTTGCGCGTTATCGAGCGTGAGCGCAATCTCACTTGTCTGAATTGAGACACGAGGACTGCGAGTAAATGAAAGAGCGGTCTCCTCAGCAAGACGTTCTGTCGCACGGTCGATGTAGTTCTCAACTTCCGTGATGGTACTCCCACCGCTCGGCTCATCTGTACCACCGGGCAAAACCTCTCCAGATAAGCATCCCGCCAGTGGTATCGCCACCCCACTGGCCAGCACAGAGAGAGCCTTCCTCCGCTTCATGCCCTTATGTCGGCTGCCACACCAAATAAAAGCGAGCTTCATAGAATCGACTATTTAGTTTTCGACCAGCGCGATTCGCACCTGCTTCGACTCACTCGCGTCCTACTCCCCGTTTTCACCTTGGTCGCCTGTACCGCAACCGGACACGGCGACGCGACCACGCATCGGCCGCGCTCGTCCGCGACTCGATGGAGGACTGTACGCCGAGGGCGTGGCGACCGTGTGGGTCACCTCCCCTACGTGTTGTCGGCACACTGGTTGGTCCGGAGTAACTGAGACGACACCTCTGTTCTGAGCGTCTCGCTCGTTTATTAAGCGTCTCGTCACGACTCCCTCGACGCCGCCCGCGCCGCGTTCGACGACGCCGAGAGCGACTCGTGATTCGGCTCGGGACTAAGGCCTCGGTAAGAAAGCTGGATAAAGGGTTAGTTCGTCTCGACGCCGAGCCGTTCCCGAGCCACGTCCGTGGACATGGTCCGTCCTGCCGCCACGTCCGCGTAGCCCTCAGCGACACCTTCCTGCGCTTCCGACGTTAGAATTGGCTCCGTGGCATCGCGTAGCATCTCACGGATGAACTCCGAGCGGCTAGTGTACTCCCGCTTTGCGGCCAGTTTGTCGATGTCCTCCACTAACCGCTTCGGGACTTTCACGTCGAGTTTCACCATGTCGTCGTCCGAGTCCTGGTTCATGCTGCGCAGTACGTGAGCGTACGAAAAGAAACTGCTGCGCAGCCGTCCTGCGGTCGGTTGCTGGCGCGACTCCCTACTCCTCGTCGCGCTCGACGACGACCGTCCGCCCGGTCAGCGTCTCGGGCGTGAAGCGGTAGAGACTGATGTCGAGGTCCGGCTTGTCGTCCGCCCAGATCTCGAAG of Halorubrum trapanicum contains these proteins:
- a CDS encoding ribbon-helix-helix domain-containing protein, producing the protein MNQDSDDDMVKLDVKVPKRLVEDIDKLAAKREYTSRSEFIREMLRDATEPILTSEAQEGVAEGYADVAAGRTMSTDVARERLGVETN